The Clostridium beijerinckii genomic sequence TGTCCTAGAATACCTGTAGAAAATAATTGAATCCCACTAACAAAAAATATAATACAAACTAATGATGGCCAACCTGCTACTGGATCACCGTGTATAAATGTTCTTGCCATAATAAAGCATATCATTATTAGAGATATAATAAAAAATATTAATCCAATAAATGATGAAATTACTAGTGGCACCGTAGAAAATGCTATAATTCCTTCAATAGAATACCTAAATAACTTCCAAAATGACCACTTTGTTTCTCCTGCTATTCTCTCTACATTTTCATAGGCTAACCATTTTGTATTAAATCCTACCCAACCAAAAATACCTTTAGAAAATCTATTATATTCTTTCATCTGTAAAATAGCATCTACAACGCTACGCCTCATAAGCCTAAAATCTCTTGCACCATCCACTATATCTGCATTAGAAATTTTATTTATTATTTTATAAAAACATTTTGCAAAAAAAGAACGTATTGGCGGTTCGCCTTTTCGATTCACTCTTCTTGTTGCTACACAATCATAATCCTCATTTATTAAAACATCATACATTTGCTTTAATAATTCTGGCGGATCTTGCAAATCAGCGTCCATAACTGCAATAAAATCACCTGTTGAATTTTCTAATCCAGCATATAATGCTGACTCCTTTCCAAAATTTCTACTTAAAGATATGTACTTCACTCTTTTGTCTATATGCGCATAATCTTTCATTATATCCAATGTTTTATCTATTGAACCATCATTAACAAATATTATTTCAAATTCTACACTTACCATTTCCTTGGTTATTTTATTTATCTCTTTGTAAAAAAACGGTAAAGATTTTTCTTCATAATAACACGGAATTACTATTGATACTTTGTCCATTTTAATTTCTCCTTATATACAATACTATTTAAATTTAATTACCTTAAGTACTTTTTATTTCTCCATACCAATAATCTATATATTACTTTGTAAAATATTACAATATAAAGTTTTTTTAATTAGTTGCTTTAACAAATATCTTATTTCTATAATTTACAACATTATCCTACATCAATAGTATTCCCACTTACTACTATTGATTGAACATCTAGTTTTACATTCTCAATCAAAACATTGATATTATATCTTCCTGGTGTAATTTTTTTACTCAACTCTGCTAGTTTTAAAGCATATCCTGAATCTTTGTAATTATTGTTATTATAGAAATTAGCAACATCCTCTCTTTGTACTTTATTTACATCAAAAATATATTCATTTGTTTCAGATATTAACTCAATTTTTATTTTATTATCTTTTGAATTAGTGTTAGTAATGCTTCCCCACCCTATAACTTCTAATATATCTTTTTCACAATCATATTTATAATAATCTATTCCACCTAACATATCAAATTGTTTTGTATAGTTAAATATTATATTGTTAGGTATATTATAATACTTTTTCATACCATTTTCGGTAGTTGGATTGTTTTCTATATTATTTGGCATTGACTGACTAAACTTTTCATCCAATGGTATTAAATTTACTTTCTTAATATCTTCTCCAAGAATTGCCTTTTTACTAGCCATTCTTAAAGTTTTTTCATTATATTCATTGATATATCTATTATTATAATATCCACTAAACTCTGTATAATAACTACAAACAAAAATTCCAACTACAAGCATTGTTACTATATTCATAATATGATTAAAATTTACTCTGTTAATTATTTCTTCATGCAATTTTCTAAATATATAAGAAGCTATGACAAACCACAATAATCCAAATGGTACAATGGCTGAAGCTACATAATAAGGTGCTGCTATCATGACAATTTGAGTACCTATTGCTCCAAATAGATAGGCTAATATGAAACTATCCTTTGTATCCTTTAAATATATTACAAATTCAATACTTATGAAAAGAATATATAGATATGCTATTATTGGATGAAATATATTAAGAATAGTTAATATCACACTTATAGGTGCAGCTATCAATCCAATATATGCAATTTTTACTTTTATCTTGTCTTTTGTTTCCCTTAATAAAATGCTTACCCCAATTACTGTAAAAGATATTAATATTACCAATAATACATTTTCTTTAGAAAACATATTATTGGTAATATTATTCATTGCCAATAATATTTTATTAATAAAACTTGTAGCTGAGTTATTTGTATCTAATCGCTTATAATTTCCCGGTGCTATTACTAACATAATGTATCCAATTAAAGCACTTAGACAAATTATTATAGATGATTTTTTAATTTTCCTATTTTCTATATAATTTGTAATAGTTAATGCAACTACAACTACTATTGCACCAAAGCCAACCTGCTCCATGGACCATCCTGCAAAAAAGAACATACTTGCAATAAAGATAACTTCCGCAATATTTTTTTTTGCTGTTTTTAAATAATTCCAATATTTATATGAACCAACTATCAAATATATATTTCCGAAAATATATGTACTACTAGACGCATACCAATATACTCCTATTCGATATGTATCTACTGAAAAAAAACCAAATAAGCAACAAGTAAACAATGCTAACTTCCAACAAGTTTTATTAGTTTCATCAATAGTAGTTTTAACTATTTTATACTCAAACAGGAATATTAAAAATAAGCTAATTACATTGGCTATTCTAATTGCATAAAGTCCCATTTTTAAAAGCAAAATATATATTAAATATCCAAGCACTCTCCCTCCCCATAAATTATAATGATTATACAAAAACTCCATCAACTGAAAAAATGTGAAATTGGTACCTTTAATTCCTGGAACTTCATATACATACGACAATGTTGCATATGCAAAATCATCATAATACATATATACATTTCTATATTGAATAAATAACAACACTATAAATATAAAATAAATTCCTACCACTGGTAGATTCTTCTTACCCACTTTTTTTAATAACATATGTTCACCTCGATTGAAAAAAATATATTTTTTTATACTTTTCTTAACTTATCATAATTACACCGTCAATTGGTCAATACTAATACTTTCATTAACCTTTCCAAAAATTACTCAATAGAGTTACCGGAATATAATTCCAATAATATTAGACGTGGAAATAGGATTTTTAGCAGTTGTTTTTTATTTAGATACTCTATTTTCATTTATTACTTAAGAACTTTCCAAAATATGAGACCCCTGAAACTTATAAGCTTCATAAATCTCGAAGAGATTATCACTTACAATTCTCTTCATTTCAAAATTTGTTTAGCTCCTTTTTGAACTATATTTCCACGAGCTTAAATATAGCAAAGTTAAGGATCCCAGTAATTATTTGAATCATCATTACCCTTAGCGCTCATCTTACAAAAATCCAAAATTTTATCTAACGCTTGTGCTACGGTCACTTTTAAATTGCTAGACATGCACATACTTAAATCTCTTAGACTATCTTTTTGAGAGATATGATAGAAAATCATTAATTTCAGGTAACCTTTAGTAGAAAATCAAGATATTTTATTATCGTTTCAAAATATCTTAATTAATAAATTATATAATTATGTTAAATGATTTGGTATAACCAAACATGTAGCCAGCAACTTCCTTTACCTTTAATTTTATTGTTATTGTGATTATATTAAATCAAATGTTACTGGCTATTTTCACGTATAAATTTACGTGTACATACGAAATAGCATCCACATGCATATGCAAATGGAAATTTTGATTAATATTTAAACAGTTGTGTCATAATTAGCTAGTACTAATTTCGTTTAATAACAAAAATTTAATATACATGAACATAATATAATTTTAATCTAATAAATATCAACTTTATGCTCTGTATACATTATATAATCACTATTATTACTATTATCCTTAATATATATCCCAACCGTATATCTGTCTTTATCTAGAATATTATTTAAGTTAGATAAGTCTAATGAGAATCCTGTGTCATCATAATATCTATTATTATAATACTCTGATACATCTGCCCTCTTAATTTTGTTTGTTGAAAATTTATACGTCTTGCTATCAGATTTCAGCAATATACTTATATCATCATTCTTAGAATCTTTATTTTCAATTGCTGCCCACCCTATTATTTTTAACTGATCGTTGCCCTTATTATAATCTACATAATCTATACCATTCATAATTTCTATATATTTTGCAGAAAGTTGTGATTCATTTATTAAATACGCGTCTTTCATAGAATATACTACTTTTATTTCAAAATATCCTTCCAAGTACTTTAAATTTGACTGTAAATAGTCTTCTCTTGTATTCAGAATTCTATTATTTGCATAATTATAAGGCGAAATACTCACAATACTTTGGTTGTTACTTTTAGCCTCTTCTATAACATTATAATTATTCCTTATCCATTTATTGTAATCACTATATGTATTAAAAATTCTTATATTCTCTTTTATAGTAAACAATAATAATATCCCCAATAACGCATATATAGTAGATTTTGCAAATCTATTAGCTATACTAAGCAATTCTATAACAAAATAAACTATACATCCCATCATGAAGAAGTCTATTAAAAAGAATGCTCGCGTTTCAACATAAGGAGCTCCAATTAATGCTCCTGCCGATAAAGAAGATGCTAATAAAAATAATATATTTATCCCTGCCGTTTTATAAACATACATGCATTTTTCTTCTTTTACTTTCTTATAATTTAATGCTATATATAATATAAGAACGATTAAAAGTATAATTACTAAACTAACATTTTCAGAAAAAAATCTATGAATTATACTTATTGCTCTATAAATGTAATCTTTAATTGTTACATTCTTAATTCCAAATATATCTTTATATGTTTGAATTCTAATAGAAGTAGACGGTGCAAAAATCATTACAAAAAAACCTATTGTTAGTGATGCAAAGGAACTCCATATCCATAAATAAACTTCTTGTTTTTTCTTAATTCTATATATAATAGTGCATGCATATATTATTAAAAATGTGATCACCGTATTTTCATTTGTTAATCCTGCAAAAAATCCTAATATTGTATGTAATAAAACAAATAATTTCTTATTATAAAATACATTTCTACCTGAAATTATCACTCTTAAAGGAATGGTAAATATCAATAAAATAAATACAGCCCATAAGTAGTTGCCACTTCCAGCTCTCCAAAAAAATATTTCACCTAGTGCTGGTTGAAATAAAATAATTAAGCAAAAACTTATTACTATGCTTATAAGATCATTTCTTTCCGATAATTTCAACTTTCTTCCAAATACATACATAGGTATCAATAATACATATAATATACTTATGATTGTGTTTCCAATGTAGTAATATATCTCATCGATACTACAAAAAATAATAGCAATTTGTTCTCCAATTCTTATATTCCAAGTAGAAGCTTGCCTAACAATCCTACTTATAATTAAACTTATGTATTCTCCTGCAGAAACTGGTTTATAATAATGAGAAAAACTAGTTAATGCAAAATCCTCCCCCATCATAGGTGTGTTTATATTCATGATCATAAAAAACATAGCTATTCCTAACAGTATTAAAATTGATACTATTGAAATATGCCAAGCTCTATATGTACGCTCCTTGCTCATCATTATCGCCTCCATAATTACCGCCATCATAAAATTAAGGGAATAGTAGCAATATACTTATACTCATTCCCTTATACTTAATAACAGTTACATTTTCATCCTATTCCTAATCTTCTCTATTAGTGTTCTTAATATGTTATCTTTAGTCCAATATTTATATAAATATGTGCCCTTAATAACATATTCTACATTATCCTTTGAAAGATTATGATTTATAACATTCCCATTCATAATTTCATCAAAGAAATTATGCAAAACCAAATTTACCTCTTGGTCTGCAATACTACTTAATTCTCTAAAACTATTATTGTCGTGTAATCTATAATAATAGTTAGTTTCTCTTATGTATAAAGGTTCTTGTAATAATGCTGATCTTAAAATAAAATCCCAATCATGAATGTATTTATATTCTTTAAACCCACCCAATTTATTATATAAATTCTTAGTAAACACCATATTACCAGTAGATATAGCTACATTTTGAATCATCAATGCATGAGATACTTGTCTACATTCATTAATGCGCATTTGTATTTTTCTAAAATTCTGAGCTTCTTCATCCTCTGCCGATACGGATTCTTTATTTATTACTTCTATACTTGAGAAAGCAATCTCAATTCCTCTTTTCTCCATTTCGGGTATTATTTTAGAAAATCTATTACTCTCATACAAATCGTCAGCATTTATTACTGCGATATATTTCCCTTTGGCTCGCTTAATTCCTTCATTAATAGTATAATGTGCACCTTTATTTTCAGGATTTTCAATATATCTTATTTCTATGAACCTTTCATTACATCTACACTGTTCTATGAACTTTTTTATTACCTTCCTACTATTGTCTTTTGAATAATCATCTACTATGATTAATTCTATATTTCTGTAATCCTGTTTTTCAATTGATTCTAGGCACTCAACTATATATTTTTCATAATTATATGAAGGAACTATAACACTTACTAAACTATCTATCATTATTCAATTCTCCTTAATAATTAGAATGCAGGCTTTCCTTAGTAGCCTGTAAATATTGCCTGCCATACTGATTATCTGGTTCTAAATGTGTTCCTTCCGCCCACTCATTCCATGCATTTATAAATACATATCTTTCTTCATCATCATTAAAGTTTGTAGTATAGTCAATAATTCCTGTTAACCATTTACGATATTCATCCGGATTCGCATAATGAAATATATTCGAATTAGCTCCTCTTCTAGCTGTATTATCCCAACTTAACATAGCCCCCCTAAATTCTTTATAATAATTAGGTCTCTTATTCACATATCTTGATACTACGTCTCTATAATCATAAATGTTTCCACCAAATTCTTTAACTAAACTTGGTATAGTTTTAGATATCTCTCCTGTCATAATACCATGAGGAGGAAACTCTACTGCGGAATCTCCACCATATATATTAGGATCAGTCAATCCAAATGATTGCACTAAAGAAACATGTAAATTATCTATTCCATTTTGCTTACATACTTCTTTCCACATTCTAATTGTATTTTCCAAATTAGGAAATAACTCCGCCCTATAAATGAGTAATAGTGGAGCACCATTAACCTTAATATACCTTTCATCTTTTAAGATAGGAATAATATCTTCTATAAAACGGTTATCCGTTTCCTCATTATGTTCTTGTTTTATTAGTACTTCCTTTTCCTGACCATCCCATCTTCTACTCCATGTTTCATTAGCCCAACAAATACAAAATGGAAAATCTAATCCCTTGTCCGCCAATAAGTTATCTAGAGGTTTCTCCAACAATCTTTTGCCATTAAACCAATAATAATAGTAACAAAATCCATGTATTCCATACTCCTTTGCTAATTCAATTTGTTTATACTGTACTGATTTGTCTTCTACTAAATTATAATATCCTAATTCATCTGGGACATGAGGCTGATAGTGCCCTTCAAAAAGTGGTTTTCCTTTTTTTACATTAGTCCATTCAGTAAACCCTTTTCCCCACCATTCATCATTTTCCGGTATAGCGTGATATTGTGGTAAATAAAACGCTATAGGTTTAACTTCGCTCAATTTACCAGAATCTCTAATTACCCTATAATGATATAAAACTTTATTTATAGAATAAATATCCGCTACATTTATTTTATTCTCTAAATAATCCTCTATTGCCTTTTCATGTATAACTAGTGCTTTTCTGAATATAATATTATTATTTCTTTTTTGATTAATAGCATCTTCTTTGTATAGAGGGGCTATGTAGTCTTCCCCTAATATTCTGTCTTCATCAAATGTAATCATCCTGGCATTATTATGTTCTAAAGCATCTTCAATTCTCGCCAACGTTGAATTAGCCAGACAATCGCCTGCTGTGAGTATGACATAGTACGCATCTTTATTATCGCTATGTTCTTCTCTTATTAACTTTAGTATTTTCTCATTTGTATCTAATTCCTCTTCACACTTTATATTCAAACACTTTCTTAACAAGTAATTATTCTCAAGCACTAATTTTTCAATTCCAGGATTATATAAGTTAATAATAGCTTCAAAATTTTGATGTTGAATACTTTTTATTGTTTCATTGTAATATTGTTTTTGTATTTTATCACTTGTAGAGTTAATAACTAAAATAATATTATGTTTTTCTGAAGGCTTATACTCATAATTTTCATCTACAAAACAATATGGTTCTATAATCTTTTGCTCAGAACTACCTATTTCTAAATTCCTGAACTTATTTATAATTTTACTAAGAGTAAGTTTTACACCGTCTTTTTTAAGACTTTGAATTACTTTTTCTAAATTTCCATACGAAAGCTTGTTATTAAAGCCTTCTAGGTTTAATTTTCTAATATCTATTATATGTTCTCCTAACACACCTTCTTCTTGGTCTAGGAAAACTATTTTTAACTTTCTTACACTTTTCTTTAGTGATTCTATTTCTATGACTATTCCACTATTTAGAGCATTGCTATGTTTAAAGTGATTAAAAACATCGTTTCTTCGCTGATTTTGTAGTTTAAATTCATATGTTCTTCCTTGTAAATCTATTATTTCAATATCTATTTGTTTATCTGTATCAAAGGCCCACCCCTTTATTATCAAATTAAATTTATTGTTATTACTTAATAGTTGATTATTTTCAATATTATAATTAAGCATATAGTCCAATAACTCCTTATATTAAATTTGTTTTCTAATCTTTTTGATTAACGATAATTTATTATATTCTTGAATTCTTTTATTCTTATCTTCAAGTTCCATCTGAAGACCTTCTATAATTTTATTAGATTCCGTTATTTTCTCTTCTTTGTATTTTAACTCATTTATTTTTAGGGTTAGTTCACTATCCTTATCTTTTAGCTCATTTATTTTCAGGGTTAGTTCACTATCTTTATATTTTAGTTCACTTATTTTTCTAGCAACTTCTTCTTCCCTATCTTCAATAAAACTACATAATTCTATTGCAAATTCTTTTGATATTATTTGTATTTCAAAAATTAATTCTACCCTACAAGTATTAACTCCTAAATCCGGTAATATTATTTGTGGATCATTATTTATAAATAGTAACGATTTATTATTTAATCTCATTCCATTTGTGTAGTAATTTAACTTAGAGTATTTTACATTATCGTATCCAACTAAACTGTTTATCTTAACTAGACTGTAGCAATTAGACGGATCAATTCTTATTTGTTTCGTATTCTCACTTATATCAACATTTAATACAATCTTATTATTTTCATTGAATACAGGATAAGTTTTATACGAATGTGTTTCACTAAATCCTTCACCATAATCATAAAATACTTGTATCTCCTCATTAATTAAGCTCGTATTCTGCTTATAAATTAATTGTTGCACATCTATATTGGGTCGTGTAGTTTTCCCATACAAATTATTTAATTTAATTGAACTACCTAATACATATTTTTCAAAGCATTTTTCCATTTCACCATATGCATATATTTCTTCATCTGTAATACCTAATAATTTATATAATCCTAGATTCATTAATTCATTTTTTTGATTAGAATTAAATATATAACCACTTAAAGCTCTATACAATATAAAATTGAGTGGAATTGGGAAATTGAAAGTCCACTCATAATCAATAACATTCCATTTCTCTCCAATAATTACATTACCAAAAATAAGATCTACATCGGTAATTTCAGCAGATTTTAAGTATGATGGCAATTTAGCTTTACCAAACACTTTTGCAAATTCTTCCGTTATTTCGAAGTTTCTTTTCACCTTGCCAGGTTCAATGGCATCAATATAATTCTTTATTTTCTCAAATAGCTTCGTATAGTTTTTTTCATATAATAGTTTATCTAACTCTTCCTCCAATGTTTTCCCTTGAATATACTCAAATTTCAGTCCATTCTCCATCACTATGCACTTATTCATGCATATATTTGAGCCTTTATAGGTTTTCGATAATAGATTATAATTCTCATACATATCATTTATATGATTTTGTGCTTCAGTAGTAAGTGCTACCTTTTGAACAAATAACTTTTCGTTAATATCTTTAATTATATCTGTTCTAATCTTAAATTTATCATCTCTTTCATTAGAATACTTGGAATATATAATAGTGCAATCCTTATTACTTTCCTCACTATTTTCTATAATCATTAAATATGAATTTGAATATATATCAAATAAACCTTCCTTGATAATCGAATCATATACCTTGCTTTCATCAAACAAAACCATGCGTTCGGCATCAAAATTTCTCATATTATTGTTTAATTCACCATTTTTAGGTAAATAATCATCTGAGTATATAATATTCGGTAACTTATAATCTGGATATGGATAATAAAATCTGTACTTATTAAATCCACACTTTTGTATAATCTCTTCCAATTCTTTTTTAGAAAAAGTCTTTACTCCTCTTGTATTAGGGTATCCTTCAATACCATCAAAATATCGCCCCACATGATCTTCCTTGCATCCAGCCCAATATTTTAAACCTAGTTTATTCTCAATCGCAATAATTATTTTCCCATTTTTATTAAGATGTTTACTAATTATTTTTAAGAAGTTCTCATATGGCCTTTCGCTTGATATATAAGACTCTCCATATTCAAACACGCCTATAAGAGTTATATAATCATATTTTTCCACAATTCCCTTTTCTATATCTTCAAAATTTCCCACTAGAATTTCTATATTATCTTTTTCCTTGTTTCTATATGCATTGATAAGGCTTCTTTTTTTCGACAAATCAATGCATGTTACTTTCCTTGCCTTATTCGCTAGAGTTCCTGTAATCGCCCCACAACCTGATCCAATTTCTAACACAGTTTCATTATTATTAATAGGCATCCACTCTATTATATTAGCCCTTAGGTGAGACAAATGATATATTACTGGCCATTTATTACGTTCCCCTATAATTTTATCATACTCACCCTCTTCATTATTTTGCACAATGTCTAAAAGCTCATCCTCAACTTCTCCATCGCTGTACAAATCTTCTCCTAAATAATATTTATAGTTTAAAACTACATTTCCTATCCGCTCATTCATATATATGCCTCCATTAATTCTATTTTATCCTTACCTCGGAATCCATATCATAATAGCCTACCGAATTTTTAGTTGCTATAACAGTAATATTACATACATCATAAAGTCTATGGTATACAGTAAAATCGCCATCTTTAAAACCTGTGCATCCCAATGATAACAGGTGTTCTCTACCCTGCAGATTCATTTTTTGAGTAAAAGTAACCTCTTTAATCTCACCTACTTTTGATATGGAAATATTGATTTTCTCCAACATCGTATTAGTACCTGTAATATCAGTTCCTTTTAAATCCTTGATTGTAAAAGCAAAAATAGGATCTTGAATTATTTCATTAAAAATAATTTTCATCTTTATAGAAAATAATTCTCCCTTAACTACATTATTAGTTATTATCCCATTACTATCAATCACAGCGAAATCTACTATTTCTGCCAATTTATTACCATACTCTATCTTATTCGGATTGATGTTCATTGACTTTTTCCATATTCCGTCTTCAAAAACTTTATTATTATCATAATCCGATTTGCATTCATCACCTAATTGATTAACTAAAACCTTCTTATATATATCAATAACTTCCTTAGTTTCCCCTTCAATCAATTTTGTACCCTTATTTATTAAAATAGCTCTATCGCAATACTTACCAATACTTCCTAAATCGTGGCTTACAAATAGAATTGTCTTTCCTTGTTTCTTAAATTCCTCAAATTTTCTGTAACATTTAGCTTGAAAAAAAACATCACCAACAGAAAGTGCCTCATCAACAATTAATATTTCAGGTTCAATATTAATTGCAACTGCAAATGCGAGCCTCACAAACATACCACTAGAATAAGTTTTTACAGGCTGATTAATAAAATCACCTATATCTGCAAAATCAACTATACTCTCTACTTTTGCATCAATTTCCTCTTTAGTGAACCCTAGCATAGTTCCATTAAGATAGATATTTTGTATACCTGTGTATTCTTGATTAAAACCAGCACCTAACTCTAGCAAAGCCGATATTCTTCCATTAACTATTACATTTCCTTTGCTCGCGTTTAATACTCCAGTTATAATCTTCAGTATTGTTGATTTACCAGAACCGTTAGTTCCTATTATACCTACTGTTTCTCCTCGCTCTATTTCAAATGATATATTATTTAAAGCATAATGCTCCTTGCTATAACTTTTTTTTCTTAAGCTTAGCGATTCTTTCATTCTATCTATTGGTTTATCATATAACTTATAAATCTTACTTACACTCTCTACCTTTATTGCTATATCTGACATTTGTACCTCCTTACAGTACATCCGCAAAATGTGGTTTTAATTTTTTGAATATCATTGCTCCAACAACAAATAAAACCAAGGTCATTACCCAAAAATATACAGTTTGAAAATATCGTTGAAAAAACCATACATTATTTAAAAATGTATCTCGATATCCCTCTACTATATAATACATTGGGTTCAATTTTACTATCCACTGAAATTGTTTTGGCATTATCGTATAGCTCCACATTATTGGTGTCATCCACATTCCAATTTGCAAAAATATACTTATTAATTGCCCTAAATCTTTAAAAAATATTACTATTGCAGATGTTGCATATGATATGCCTAATGCCATAAAAAATGTGCAAAATGAGTAATATATTAATTGTACTGTATATTTTGATGGATAAAATCCGTATATCCCAGCTACAATAAATAGAAACACTATAAATACAAAGTGGATAAATAACGCCGAAACAACCTTTACTATAGGCAGTATGCTTATCTTAAAGACCACTTTTTTTACTAGATAACTATACTCAAGCATACAATTCGTAGCATTAGATAGAGCTTCCTGAAAGAAAAACCATGGCACGAGCCCTACCATAAACCATACTATAAACGGAACATTCTTAATTGGAGATCCTGCCTTTAATCCAAATTCAAAAACAAACCAATATAATAATATAGTTATTATTGGCTGGATAAATGCCCATGTTATTCCTAAATATGATCCCGCATACTTAGTCTTGAAATCATTTTTTGATAAGCTCCATATTAACACTTTATTAGTGTTTAACTCTTGGACTAATGTAAAAACGCTTCTTGACT encodes the following:
- a CDS encoding glycosyltransferase family 2 protein, whose protein sequence is MDKVSIVIPCYYEEKSLPFFYKEINKITKEMVSVEFEIIFVNDGSIDKTLDIMKDYAHIDKRVKYISLSRNFGKESALYAGLENSTGDFIAVMDADLQDPPELLKQMYDVLINEDYDCVATRRVNRKGEPPIRSFFAKCFYKIINKISNADIVDGARDFRLMRRSVVDAILQMKEYNRFSKGIFGWVGFNTKWLAYENVERIAGETKWSFWKLFRYSIEGIIAFSTVPLVISSFIGLIFFIISLIMICFIMARTFIHGDPVAGWPSLVCIIFFVSGIQLFSTGILGQYLAKAYMETKNRPIYIIKESNLE
- a CDS encoding DUF6056 family protein encodes the protein MLLKKVGKKNLPVVGIYFIFIVLLFIQYRNVYMYYDDFAYATLSYVYEVPGIKGTNFTFFQLMEFLYNHYNLWGGRVLGYLIYILLLKMGLYAIRIANVISLFLIFLFEYKIVKTTIDETNKTCWKLALFTCCLFGFFSVDTYRIGVYWYASSSTYIFGNIYLIVGSYKYWNYLKTAKKNIAEVIFIASMFFFAGWSMEQVGFGAIVVVVALTITNYIENRKIKKSSIIICLSALIGYIMLVIAPGNYKRLDTNNSATSFINKILLAMNNITNNMFSKENVLLVILISFTVIGVSILLRETKDKIKVKIAYIGLIAAPISVILTILNIFHPIIAYLYILFISIEFVIYLKDTKDSFILAYLFGAIGTQIVMIAAPYYVASAIVPFGLLWFVIASYIFRKLHEEIINRVNFNHIMNIVTMLVVGIFVCSYYTEFSGYYNNRYINEYNEKTLRMASKKAILGEDIKKVNLIPLDEKFSQSMPNNIENNPTTENGMKKYYNIPNNIIFNYTKQFDMLGGIDYYKYDCEKDILEVIGWGSITNTNSKDNKIKIELISETNEYIFDVNKVQREDVANFYNNNNYKDSGYALKLAELSKKITPGRYNINVLIENVKLDVQSIVVSGNTIDVG
- a CDS encoding DUF6056 family protein, giving the protein MMAVIMEAIMMSKERTYRAWHISIVSILILLGIAMFFMIMNINTPMMGEDFALTSFSHYYKPVSAGEYISLIISRIVRQASTWNIRIGEQIAIIFCSIDEIYYYIGNTIISILYVLLIPMYVFGRKLKLSERNDLISIVISFCLIILFQPALGEIFFWRAGSGNYLWAVFILLIFTIPLRVIISGRNVFYNKKLFVLLHTILGFFAGLTNENTVITFLIIYACTIIYRIKKKQEVYLWIWSSFASLTIGFFVMIFAPSTSIRIQTYKDIFGIKNVTIKDYIYRAISIIHRFFSENVSLVIILLIVLILYIALNYKKVKEEKCMYVYKTAGINILFLLASSLSAGALIGAPYVETRAFFLIDFFMMGCIVYFVIELLSIANRFAKSTIYALLGILLLFTIKENIRIFNTYSDYNKWIRNNYNVIEEAKSNNQSIVSISPYNYANNRILNTREDYLQSNLKYLEGYFEIKVVYSMKDAYLINESQLSAKYIEIMNGIDYVDYNKGNDQLKIIGWAAIENKDSKNDDISILLKSDSKTYKFSTNKIKRADVSEYYNNRYYDDTGFSLDLSNLNNILDKDRYTVGIYIKDNSNNSDYIMYTEHKVDIY
- a CDS encoding glycosyltransferase family 2 protein — encoded protein: MIDSLVSVIVPSYNYEKYIVECLESIEKQDYRNIELIIVDDYSKDNSRKVIKKFIEQCRCNERFIEIRYIENPENKGAHYTINEGIKRAKGKYIAVINADDLYESNRFSKIIPEMEKRGIEIAFSSIEVINKESVSAEDEEAQNFRKIQMRINECRQVSHALMIQNVAISTGNMVFTKNLYNKLGGFKEYKYIHDWDFILRSALLQEPLYIRETNYYYRLHDNNSFRELSSIADQEVNLVLHNFFDEIMNGNVINHNLSKDNVEYVIKGTYLYKYWTKDNILRTLIEKIRNRMKM
- a CDS encoding glycoside hydrolase family 99-like domain-containing protein: MLNYNIENNQLLSNNNKFNLIIKGWAFDTDKQIDIEIIDLQGRTYEFKLQNQRRNDVFNHFKHSNALNSGIVIEIESLKKSVRKLKIVFLDQEEGVLGEHIIDIRKLNLEGFNNKLSYGNLEKVIQSLKKDGVKLTLSKIINKFRNLEIGSSEQKIIEPYCFVDENYEYKPSEKHNIILVINSTSDKIQKQYYNETIKSIQHQNFEAIINLYNPGIEKLVLENNYLLRKCLNIKCEEELDTNEKILKLIREEHSDNKDAYYVILTAGDCLANSTLARIEDALEHNNARMITFDEDRILGEDYIAPLYKEDAINQKRNNNIIFRKALVIHEKAIEDYLENKINVADIYSINKVLYHYRVIRDSGKLSEVKPIAFYLPQYHAIPENDEWWGKGFTEWTNVKKGKPLFEGHYQPHVPDELGYYNLVEDKSVQYKQIELAKEYGIHGFCYYYYWFNGKRLLEKPLDNLLADKGLDFPFCICWANETWSRRWDGQEKEVLIKQEHNEETDNRFIEDIIPILKDERYIKVNGAPLLLIYRAELFPNLENTIRMWKEVCKQNGIDNLHVSLVQSFGLTDPNIYGGDSAVEFPPHGIMTGEISKTIPSLVKEFGGNIYDYRDVVSRYVNKRPNYYKEFRGAMLSWDNTARRGANSNIFHYANPDEYRKWLTGIIDYTTNFNDDEERYVFINAWNEWAEGTHLEPDNQYGRQYLQATKESLHSNY